From the Notolabrus celidotus isolate fNotCel1 chromosome 12, fNotCel1.pri, whole genome shotgun sequence genome, one window contains:
- the LOC117823511 gene encoding carboxypeptidase Q-like: MAQKGGLHFLLCLLFLSSLCDCHPRSVADNRAVSNQTTKVSDIAAEVAGYVDVAKKIIDLAVFGAAQNRSYRRLADFTDTIGNRVSGSQNLDMAIKYMYNAMTQDGLDVHLEPVKIPHWVRGKESAEMIAPRAKSLAILGLGSSVGTPPEGIKAEVLVVNSFEELKRRASEAVGRIVVFNQPFVSYGVTVAYRAYGASEAAKVGAVATLIRSVTPFSINSPHTGWQDYQDGVKHIPTACITIEDAELMWRIAQRGQKIVVRLIMGAETLPDADSFNTVAEIKGWQHPEQVVLLSGHLDSWDVGQGAMDDGGGAMISWEALSLIKDLGLQPRRTMRTVLWTAEEQGGVGAQQYYNLHKANLPNFDMVMESDLGTFTPVALQFAGSDAARKVMEEVVKLLAPINTTKLEAHGEGTDISPWMEAGVPGASLHVADSRYFWFHHSEGDTMTVQDPRDMDLCSALWAVVAYVVADLEEMLPR; the protein is encoded by the exons atgGCCCAGAAAGGTGGACTGCATTTCCTCCTTTGCCTCCTGTTTCTCTCATCTCTATGTGATTGTCATCCACGCTCAGTGGCTGATAACAGAGCTGTATCAAATCAGACTACGAAAG TGTCAGACATAGCTGCAGAGGTAGCTGGCTATGTTGATGTGGCCAAAAAGATCATTGACCTGGCTGTGTTTGGTGCCGCTCAGAACCGCTCATACAGACGACTGGCTGACTTCACTGACACCATAGGGAACCGTGTCAGTGGCTCACAGAACCTGGACATGGCTATCAAGTACATGTATAATGCTATGACACAGGATGGACTGGATGTCCATCTAG AGCCGGTAAAGATCCCACACTGGGTGAGAGGGAAGGAGAGTGCAGAAATGATTGCACCCAGGGCCAAAAGTCTGGCTATACTGGGACTTGGTAGTAGTGTCGGGACACCACCTGAAG GAATTAAGGCAGAGGTGTTGGTGGTAAATTCTTTTGAGGAACTGAAGCGCAGAGCTAGTGAGGCTGTAGGGAGGATtgtggtcttcaaccagccgtTTGTGAGCTATGGGGTGACGGTGGCTTACCGTGCTTATGGAGCCTCTGAGGCAGCCAAAGTTGGAGCTGTGGCAACACTAATTCGATCTGTTACTCCATTCTCTATTAACAG TCCTCATACAGGCTGGCAGGACTACCAAGATGGAGTGAAGCACATCCCTACAGCCTGCATCACTATAGAGGATGCTGAGCTGATGTGGCGAATTGCACAGAGGGGGCAGAAGATTGTGGTCAGGCTAATAATGGGAGCCGAGACTCTGCCGGATGCTGACTCCTTCAACACAGTGGCCGAGATCAAAGGCTGGCAACACCCTGAACAG GTTGTCTTACTGAGCGGCCATTTGGACAGTTGGGATGTTGGCCAAGGTGCAATGGATGACGGAGGTGGAGCCATGATTTCCTGGGAGGCTCTGTCCCTCATTAAGGACTTAG GTTTACAACCACGGAGGACTATGCGCACGGTGCTgtggacagctgaagagcagGGTGGTGTAGGAGCGCAGCAGTACTACAATCTACACAAG GCGAACCTGCCCAATTTCGACATGGTCATGGAGTCTGACTTGGGGACCTTCACCCCGGTGGCACTGCAGTTTGCTGGCAGTGATGCAGCACGAAAG GTTATGGAAGAAGTGGTCAAACTGTTGGCTCCCATTAACACCACCAAACTGGAGGCACACGGAGAAGGGACAGACATCTCACCTTGGATGGAAGCAGGTGTACCAG GTGCCAGCCTCCATGTTGCCGACAGTCGATACTTCTGGTTCCACCACAGTGAAGGAGATACCATGACCGTGCAGGACCCTCGAGACATGGACCTGTGCTCAGCGTTGTGGGCTGTGGTTGCCTATGTGGTAGCAGACCTAGAGGAGATGCTGCCAAGGTAG
- the LOC117822418 gene encoding syndecan-2-like — protein MTEPRCTTRPNNFSRVDHNAFSSRGPSFFYTQLSVFLEVEMRNLRLLFLVGLATGFIGETLFVSSQSPISTADDLYIEGLSSGDLLIDDDDDEDREDEDSGSGSGDYGLGILTDQDEQLRKFLNLSMTTVSKDTVSVQPQPTAGPPPNPQTTAEDSQGQLTTVEVTETPSFKLPDEDRSDEKVPGISPTADFSTLNTSPSPTSTPLRDTTSTKLGIEISVSTDAGDNSLDNLDVSSPKGSEDVDKTKEEDNEIVAKDGRGSRMYDMDAAEEVSSENMWERTEVLAAVIACGVVGLLCAVFLLLLLGYRMKKKDEGSYELGDVKLSSTTYHKAPTKEFYA, from the exons ATGACGGAGCCACGCTGCACAACCAGACCAAACAACTTTTCCAGAGTGGATCACAACGCGTTCAGCAGCCGTGGACCAAG CTTTTTTTACACCCaactctctgtttttttggaAGTTGAGATGAGGAATCTGAGGTTGTTGTTCCTCGTCGGACTGGCGACAGGGTTCATCGGTGAAACA ctCTTTGTTTCTTCCCAGTCACCCATTTCTACAGCTGATGACTTGTATATCGAGGGACTGTCGTCAGGTGACCTCTTGATAGATGATGACGATGACGAAGATAGGGAAGACGAAGACTCTGGCTCTGGGTCTGGAGACTACG GTTTAGGCATCCTCACAGATCAAGACGAGCAACTCAGGAAGTTCCTCAACCTCTCCATGACCACAGTCTCAAAAGATACTGTTTCAGTCCAACCCCAGCCAACAGCAGGCCCTCCTCCAAACCCACAAACCACAGCAGAAGACAGCCAGGGTCAGCTCACCACAGTGGAAGTGACCGAGACTCCATCATTCAAACTCCCTGACGAGGACAGAAGTGATGAGAAG GTGCCAGGCATCAGCCCAACAGCTGACTTCTCCACACTGAACACCAGCCCCAGCCCCACCAGCACACCTCTCAGAGACACTACTTCAACCAAATTAGGCATCGAGATCAGTGTGAGCACCGACGCTGGGGATAACAGTCTGGATAATTTGGATGTGTCATCACCCAAAGGCAGCGAAGATGTGGACAAGACCAAAGAGGAAGACAATGAAATCGTGGCCAAAGATGGCAGAGGCAGCAGGATGTATGACATGGATGCTGCTGAAGAGGTGTCTTCTGAGAACATGTGGGAGAGGACAGAAGTTCTGGCAG CGGTGATAGCATGTGGAGTGGTTGGATTGCTCTGtgctgttttcctcctcctcctccttggctATCGTATGAAAAAGAAGGACGAAGGCAGCTATGAACTGGGAGACGTCAAACTCTCTTCAACAACCTATCACAAAGCACCTACCAAGGAGTTCTACGCCTGA